From the genome of Streptomyces sp. NBC_01116, one region includes:
- a CDS encoding MFS transporter, producing the protein MTSMPDVSAPVSAPPTASRIRPSTWAVVLAACTGQFLVVLDVSVVNVALPSMRADLGLSAGGLQWVVNAYSIAFAGFMLLGGRAADIYGRKLMFLVGLGVFTAASLAGGLAQEGWQLLAARAAQGLGAAVLAPATLTILTAAVPEGPARTKAIGTWMAVGAGGGAAGGLIGGFLTDALSWRWVLLINVPIGAVVLVAAALRITEGRAGDRRRIDFLGAVLVTAGLAAVAYGIVQTEVEGWAAAATLVPLLSGVVLLAAFVLVEARTAVPLIPLRVFSVRAVSSANVSMLLMGSATFSMWYFMTVYAQNVLGYTPLRAGLAMMPTSVAVIIGSKLAPRLMVRTGAKSLAVAGVLITAAGFGWQSTMGVEGSYLTAICLPGVLMMAGAGLASTPLATLATSGADPGDAGLVSGLINTSRTMGGALGLSVLSTVAAARTAGSGDAAEVTAGYALAFRTATGVLLAGVVVMLIWLPNHRRPRPPADLPVEAPTAG; encoded by the coding sequence ATGACCTCCATGCCTGACGTCTCCGCGCCCGTCTCCGCCCCGCCGACCGCCTCCCGAATACGGCCCAGCACCTGGGCGGTCGTGCTCGCCGCCTGCACCGGCCAGTTCCTCGTCGTCCTCGACGTCTCCGTCGTCAACGTGGCCCTGCCCTCGATGCGGGCCGACCTGGGGCTGAGCGCGGGGGGCCTCCAGTGGGTCGTCAACGCCTACTCGATCGCGTTCGCCGGGTTCATGCTGCTGGGCGGGCGGGCCGCCGACATCTACGGGCGCAAGCTGATGTTCCTCGTCGGGCTCGGCGTCTTCACCGCCGCCTCCCTCGCGGGCGGCCTCGCCCAGGAGGGCTGGCAGCTCCTCGCCGCCCGCGCCGCACAGGGCCTCGGGGCCGCCGTGCTGGCTCCCGCCACCCTCACCATCCTCACCGCGGCCGTGCCCGAGGGGCCGGCCCGGACGAAGGCCATCGGCACCTGGATGGCGGTCGGCGCGGGCGGCGGCGCGGCCGGCGGGCTCATCGGCGGGTTCCTCACCGACGCCCTCTCCTGGCGCTGGGTCCTCCTGATCAACGTGCCCATCGGCGCGGTCGTCCTGGTCGCCGCCGCCCTGCGGATCACCGAGGGCCGCGCGGGCGACCGCCGCCGCATCGACTTCCTGGGCGCGGTCCTCGTCACCGCGGGCCTCGCCGCCGTCGCGTACGGCATCGTCCAGACCGAGGTCGAGGGCTGGGCGGCCGCCGCCACCCTCGTGCCGCTGCTCTCCGGAGTCGTGCTGCTGGCCGCCTTCGTGCTGGTCGAGGCGCGGACCGCCGTCCCGCTGATCCCGCTGCGCGTGTTCTCCGTACGGGCCGTGTCCTCGGCCAACGTGTCGATGCTGCTCATGGGGTCGGCCACCTTCTCCATGTGGTACTTCATGACCGTGTACGCCCAGAACGTCCTGGGCTACACGCCGTTGCGGGCCGGCCTCGCGATGATGCCGACCTCGGTCGCCGTGATCATCGGCTCCAAGCTCGCCCCCCGCCTCATGGTGCGCACCGGGGCGAAGAGCCTCGCCGTCGCCGGGGTCCTGATCACGGCCGCGGGCTTCGGCTGGCAGTCCACGATGGGCGTGGAGGGCTCCTACCTCACCGCCATCTGCCTGCCCGGCGTCCTGATGATGGCCGGGGCCGGTCTCGCCTCCACGCCGCTCGCCACGCTCGCCACCTCCGGCGCTGACCCGGGCGACGCCGGGCTCGTCTCCGGCCTGATCAACACCTCCCGCACCATGGGCGGCGCGCTGGGCCTCTCAGTGCTCTCCACGGTCGCCGCCGCGCGCACCGCGGGTTCCGGCGACGCGGCCGAGGTCACCGCCGGATACGCGCTGGCCTTCCGCACGGCGACCGGGGTCCTGCTGGCCGGGGTGGTCGTGATGCTGATCTGGCTGCCGAACCACCGCAGGCCCCGCCCTCCGGCGGACCTCCCGGTCGAGGCCCCGACCGCGGGATGA
- a CDS encoding BCCT family transporter gives MSTENPHLPPGRSSSGPADPGAAPGTDSSPDRVVVTIGALGVIGVVLWAALGKDTFESTSDAALPWVLDNFAWLFVIAADVFLVLCLVIAFSRYGRIRLSRDDSPPEFSDFSWIAMMFSAGMGIGLIFYGVGEPVAHYLSPPPSSGAEPQTAGAASAAMEYSFFHWTLTPWAIYGIVGLALGYASFRKGRGNRLSAVFVPLIGERRADGVFGKVLDLLAVFATVFGTATSLGLGALQIAIGLDLTAGLDQSTGVELVVIAVLSAAFVVSAFTGLHGGVKWLSSINLVVAAALMVFVFVAGPTVYLLDVLPSSVGGYLDQLLPMASRTGAFGDQSWLGAWTIFYWAWWLSWAPFVGTFIARISKGRTIREFLLAVLLVPSGATALWFVVLGGTGIRLAETGVVDMAEKSEEGTEATLFAMLDALPVSTVTAWVAMILIMMYFVTSADSASLVMGSLTSRGALHPRRWLVVTWGLLMAAVAAALLVAGGLESLQSATILVALPFVVVMLFLCWSLLRELRSDPGAGPGRSEGLHGVRDAVRVMVGEELGNQPGARHRHLRRAATARTTNAEDDRDDRDDRGRQGREEDGPSGRES, from the coding sequence ATGAGTACGGAGAACCCTCACCTGCCCCCCGGCCGGTCTTCCTCCGGCCCCGCGGATCCCGGTGCGGCTCCCGGGACGGACTCCTCACCGGACCGGGTCGTGGTGACGATCGGGGCGCTGGGCGTCATCGGGGTCGTCCTGTGGGCGGCCCTCGGCAAGGACACCTTCGAGAGCACCTCGGACGCGGCCCTGCCCTGGGTGCTCGACAACTTCGCGTGGCTCTTCGTCATCGCCGCCGACGTCTTCCTGGTGCTGTGCCTCGTGATCGCCTTCAGCCGCTACGGCCGGATCCGGCTCAGCAGGGACGACTCCCCGCCGGAGTTCTCGGACTTCTCGTGGATCGCGATGATGTTCAGCGCGGGCATGGGCATCGGGCTGATCTTCTACGGCGTCGGGGAGCCCGTCGCGCACTACCTGAGCCCGCCGCCCTCCAGCGGGGCCGAGCCGCAGACGGCGGGCGCCGCGAGCGCCGCCATGGAGTACTCCTTCTTCCACTGGACCCTGACTCCGTGGGCGATCTACGGCATCGTGGGCCTGGCACTGGGCTACGCGAGCTTCCGCAAGGGGCGGGGCAACCGGTTGAGCGCCGTGTTCGTCCCCCTCATCGGCGAACGCAGGGCGGACGGCGTCTTCGGCAAGGTGCTGGACCTGCTCGCCGTCTTCGCCACGGTCTTCGGCACCGCGACGAGCCTGGGGCTCGGCGCTCTCCAGATCGCCATCGGGCTGGATCTGACGGCGGGCCTCGACCAGAGCACCGGCGTCGAGCTGGTGGTCATCGCCGTGCTCAGCGCGGCCTTCGTGGTCTCCGCCTTCACCGGCCTGCACGGCGGGGTGAAGTGGCTCAGCTCGATCAACCTCGTCGTGGCCGCGGCCCTCATGGTCTTCGTCTTCGTCGCGGGTCCGACCGTCTACCTCCTGGACGTGCTGCCGTCCTCGGTCGGAGGCTATCTGGACCAGCTCCTGCCCATGGCCTCGCGCACCGGCGCCTTCGGCGACCAGAGCTGGCTGGGCGCCTGGACGATCTTCTACTGGGCCTGGTGGCTGTCCTGGGCGCCCTTCGTCGGCACCTTCATCGCGCGGATCTCCAAGGGCCGCACGATCCGCGAGTTCCTGCTCGCCGTGCTGCTCGTGCCGAGCGGGGCGACCGCCCTGTGGTTCGTGGTGCTCGGCGGGACCGGCATCCGCCTCGCGGAGACGGGCGTCGTCGACATGGCCGAGAAGTCGGAGGAGGGGACGGAGGCGACGCTGTTCGCGATGCTCGACGCCCTGCCGGTCAGCACGGTGACCGCCTGGGTCGCGATGATCCTGATCATGATGTACTTCGTCACCAGCGCGGACTCCGCCTCCCTGGTCATGGGTTCGCTGACCAGCAGGGGCGCCCTGCACCCGAGGCGCTGGCTGGTCGTCACCTGGGGCCTCCTCATGGCGGCGGTCGCGGCGGCGCTGCTGGTGGCCGGCGGCCTGGAGTCCCTGCAGAGCGCGACGATCCTGGTGGCCCTGCCCTTCGTCGTGGTGATGCTCTTCCTGTGCTGGTCCCTGCTGCGGGAGCTGCGCAGCGACCCCGGCGCCGGGCCGGGACGCAGCGAGGGCCTGCACGGTGTGCGCGACGCGGTGCGCGTCATGGTCGGCGAGGAGCTGGGCAACCAGCCGGGGGCCCGCCACCGCCATCTGCGTCGCGCGGCCACGGCCCGTACGACGAACGCCGAGGACGACCGGGACGACCGGGACGACCGGGGCAGGCAGGGCCGCGAGGAGGACGGGCCCTCCGGGCGGGAGAGCTGA
- a CDS encoding 3-oxoacyl-ACP reductase, with translation MSLPLPLDGLSAIVTGAGRGLGRAEALELARLGAAVVVNDYGQPGRDGSGEASAAPAEEVAAEIRAAGGRAVAHLGDVSDHEQARALVDLATTTYGRLDILVNNAGILRDRMIFSMTEEEWDSVVRVHLKGHFNTTHFAAAHWRARSKETGGPVYGRIVNTSSEAFLAGSAGQPNYAAAKGGIVGLTTSTALALAKYGVTANAICPRARTRMTEDVFAGFQEPADGTLDPLAPEHVSPLVGYLASPAAAGVNGQLLVVHGGMVAVVERPRVAAQFDAVKETFTFAELDGLLTPYYAERPPNETFAAAEVLGLKRR, from the coding sequence ATGTCACTCCCCCTTCCGCTGGACGGACTGTCCGCGATCGTCACCGGCGCGGGCCGCGGCCTCGGCCGGGCCGAAGCCCTCGAACTGGCCCGCCTCGGCGCGGCGGTCGTCGTCAACGACTACGGGCAGCCCGGCCGCGACGGCTCCGGCGAGGCGTCCGCCGCCCCCGCCGAGGAGGTCGCCGCCGAGATCCGCGCGGCGGGCGGACGGGCCGTCGCCCACCTCGGCGACGTCTCCGACCACGAACAGGCCCGCGCACTCGTCGACCTGGCCACCACCACCTACGGCAGGCTCGACATCCTGGTCAACAACGCGGGCATCCTGCGCGACCGGATGATCTTCTCGATGACCGAGGAGGAATGGGACTCGGTGGTCCGCGTCCACCTCAAGGGCCACTTCAACACCACGCACTTCGCCGCCGCCCACTGGCGCGCCCGCTCCAAGGAGACCGGCGGGCCGGTCTACGGGCGGATCGTCAACACCTCGTCGGAGGCGTTCCTCGCGGGCTCGGCGGGCCAGCCCAACTACGCGGCGGCCAAGGGCGGCATCGTCGGCCTCACCACCTCCACCGCGCTCGCCCTCGCCAAGTACGGCGTCACCGCCAACGCCATCTGCCCGCGCGCCCGGACCCGGATGACCGAGGACGTGTTCGCGGGCTTCCAGGAACCGGCGGACGGCACCCTCGACCCGCTGGCGCCCGAGCACGTGTCCCCGCTCGTCGGCTATCTCGCCTCACCGGCGGCGGCCGGGGTCAACGGGCAACTGCTCGTCGTCCACGGAGGGATGGTCGCCGTCGTCGAACGGCCGCGGGTGGCGGCCCAGTTCGACGCGGTGAAGGAGACCTTCACCTTCGCGGAGCTGGACGGGCTGCTCACCCCGTACTACGCGGAACGGCCACCGAACGAGACGTTCGCCGCCGCCGAGGTCCTCGGCCTGAAGCGGCGGTAG
- a CDS encoding MaoC/PaaZ C-terminal domain-containing protein, producing MPIDARAALAAEPRRAEIGWDHKDVQLYHLGLGAGSPATDPDELRYTLESRLQVLPSFATVAGAGTAAFGGMGAQGIDVDLAAVLHGGQSVTVHRPIPVTGSAVQISKVAAVYDKGKAAVIVLRTEASDGDGPLWTNDAQIFVRGEGGFGGERGPSDRLAPPERAPDRTVERAVREDQALLYRLSGDWNPLHADPAFAKLAGFDRPILHGLCTYGMTLKAVTDTLLDGDVSRITAYRTRFAGVVFPGETLRVRMWTGDGRVQVTVAAAERDDAPVLADTVVEHA from the coding sequence ATGCCCATTGATGCCCGGGCGGCACTCGCCGCCGAACCCCGCCGAGCCGAGATCGGCTGGGACCACAAGGACGTCCAGCTCTACCACCTGGGTCTCGGCGCGGGCAGCCCCGCCACCGACCCCGACGAGCTGCGCTACACCCTGGAGTCCCGGCTCCAGGTCCTGCCGAGCTTCGCCACCGTCGCGGGCGCGGGCACCGCCGCCTTCGGCGGCATGGGGGCGCAGGGGATCGACGTGGACCTCGCCGCGGTCCTGCACGGCGGGCAGTCCGTCACCGTCCACCGCCCGATCCCGGTGACCGGCAGCGCCGTGCAGATCTCGAAGGTCGCGGCGGTGTACGACAAGGGCAAGGCCGCCGTCATCGTGCTGCGTACCGAAGCGAGCGACGGCGACGGCCCGCTGTGGACCAACGACGCCCAGATCTTCGTACGGGGGGAGGGCGGCTTCGGCGGCGAACGCGGCCCCTCCGACCGGCTCGCCCCGCCCGAGCGGGCCCCCGACCGCACGGTCGAGCGGGCCGTCCGCGAGGACCAGGCGCTGCTCTACCGCCTCTCGGGGGACTGGAATCCGCTCCACGCCGACCCGGCCTTCGCGAAGCTGGCCGGTTTCGACCGGCCGATCCTGCACGGGCTGTGCACGTACGGCATGACGCTGAAGGCGGTCACCGACACCCTGCTGGACGGCGACGTCTCCCGGATCACCGCCTACCGCACCCGTTTCGCCGGCGTGGTCTTCCCCGGCGAGACCCTCCGCGTCCGGATGTGGACCGGGGACGGCCGCGTCCAGGTGACGGTCGCCGCCGCCGAGCGGGACGACGCGCCGGTCCTCGCCGACACGGTCGTCGAGCACGCCTGA
- a CDS encoding lipid-transfer protein, whose protein sequence is MKAYIVGVGMTTFEKPETRDWQYWDMVREAGTAALDDAGVRYDQVEQVPVGYCFQASTAGQRAVYELGLTGVPVYNVNNNCATGSTALMLARQFVEGGGSDCVLAVGFEKMARGSLGGGADAGGDFAASPVARHYGIMAAAHGFEMSPPTAQIFGNAAREHMERYGTTPAQLAAVGAKNHRHSVNNPYAQFQDPYTVEEVLAARTVHRPLTKLQCSPTSDGAAAAVVVSERFVERHGLGERAVEIAAQAMTTDTGASFASGSCIDAVGAPMSRAAAQQVYTASGLGPDDLDVIELHDCFSVNELLTYEALGLCGEGESGKLVESGATTYGGRWVVNPSGGLISKGHPLGATGIAQAAELTWQLRGEAGARQVPGARTALAHNIGLGGAAVVTLLRRG, encoded by the coding sequence ATGAAGGCCTACATCGTCGGCGTCGGCATGACCACGTTCGAGAAGCCCGAGACCCGTGACTGGCAGTACTGGGACATGGTCCGCGAGGCGGGCACCGCCGCCCTGGACGACGCGGGCGTCCGCTACGACCAGGTCGAACAGGTCCCCGTCGGCTACTGCTTCCAGGCCTCCACCGCCGGGCAGCGGGCCGTCTACGAACTGGGCCTGACCGGCGTCCCCGTCTACAACGTCAACAACAACTGCGCCACCGGCTCCACCGCCCTGATGCTGGCCCGGCAGTTCGTCGAGGGCGGCGGCAGCGACTGCGTCCTCGCCGTCGGCTTCGAGAAGATGGCCCGCGGCTCGCTGGGCGGCGGAGCGGACGCCGGCGGCGACTTCGCGGCCTCGCCCGTCGCCCGGCACTACGGGATCATGGCCGCCGCCCACGGCTTCGAGATGTCCCCGCCCACCGCCCAGATCTTCGGCAACGCGGCCCGTGAGCACATGGAGCGGTACGGGACGACGCCCGCGCAGCTCGCGGCGGTCGGGGCCAAGAACCACCGGCACTCCGTGAACAACCCGTACGCCCAGTTCCAGGACCCGTACACGGTCGAGGAGGTCCTCGCCGCCCGCACCGTCCACCGCCCCCTCACCAAACTCCAGTGCTCGCCCACCTCCGACGGGGCGGCGGCGGCCGTCGTCGTCTCCGAGCGGTTCGTCGAGCGGCACGGTCTGGGGGAGCGGGCGGTGGAGATCGCCGCCCAGGCCATGACCACCGACACCGGGGCCTCCTTCGCCTCCGGCAGCTGCATCGACGCGGTCGGGGCCCCGATGTCCAGGGCCGCCGCCCAGCAGGTCTACACCGCCTCCGGCCTCGGCCCGGACGATCTCGACGTCATCGAGCTGCACGACTGCTTCTCCGTCAACGAACTCCTCACCTACGAGGCGCTGGGCCTGTGCGGCGAGGGGGAGTCGGGCAAGCTCGTCGAGTCCGGGGCGACCACCTACGGCGGGCGGTGGGTCGTGAACCCGTCCGGCGGGCTCATCTCCAAGGGGCACCCACTGGGCGCCACCGGCATCGCCCAGGCCGCCGAGCTGACCTGGCAGCTGCGCGGCGAGGCCGGCGCCCGCCAGGTCCCCGGCGCACGGACCGCCCTCGCCCACAACATCGGCCTCGGCGGGGCGGCGGTGGTCACCCTGCTGCGGCGCGGCTGA
- a CDS encoding Zn-dependent alcohol dehydrogenase, with protein sequence MRAAVLHEIGQEKLEVLDDVEAVGFGPGKVKLRIRATGLCHSDVSAMSGVLPQPAPFIPGHEGAGEVVDVGDGVTGLSAGDRVLVCWLPACGDCPSCKRGQTQLCLAGFMNAGTPNFKRPGGDVFGFAGTGTFTEEVVVGAGCAVPIPDDVPFEIAALIGCGVTTGLGAAINTAKVEAGSSVAVIGCGGVGISTIQGARVQGAAQIIAVDPVASRREAALRFGATEAVAPDGLADAKQRITGGEGFDYVFEVVGKSATARTAYENTRRGGTLCVVGAGAMDDNFQVNMFELFFDEKRILPSMYGGGDVLRSYERAIALWRAGRIDLESMITHRVRLDGINDALDQMRTGESLRTCIEL encoded by the coding sequence ATGCGCGCAGCCGTACTGCACGAGATCGGCCAGGAGAAGCTCGAAGTCCTCGACGACGTCGAGGCGGTGGGCTTCGGCCCGGGAAAGGTCAAGCTCCGCATCCGCGCCACCGGCCTCTGCCACTCGGACGTCTCCGCGATGAGCGGCGTCCTCCCGCAGCCCGCCCCCTTCATCCCCGGCCACGAGGGCGCGGGCGAGGTCGTCGACGTCGGGGACGGGGTGACCGGGCTGAGCGCCGGCGACCGGGTCCTCGTCTGCTGGCTGCCCGCCTGCGGGGACTGCCCTTCCTGCAAACGCGGTCAGACCCAGCTGTGCCTCGCCGGTTTCATGAACGCGGGCACGCCGAACTTCAAGCGCCCCGGCGGCGACGTCTTCGGCTTCGCGGGCACCGGAACCTTCACCGAGGAGGTCGTCGTCGGCGCGGGCTGCGCGGTGCCGATCCCCGACGACGTACCGTTCGAGATCGCCGCCCTGATCGGCTGCGGGGTCACCACCGGACTCGGCGCGGCCATCAACACGGCCAAGGTGGAGGCCGGTTCGTCGGTCGCGGTGATCGGCTGCGGCGGCGTCGGCATCTCCACGATCCAGGGCGCGCGGGTCCAGGGTGCTGCGCAGATCATCGCCGTCGACCCGGTCGCCTCCCGCCGCGAGGCCGCCCTGCGCTTCGGCGCGACGGAGGCCGTCGCCCCCGACGGGCTGGCCGACGCCAAGCAGCGGATCACCGGCGGCGAGGGCTTCGACTACGTCTTCGAGGTCGTCGGCAAGTCCGCCACCGCCCGCACCGCCTACGAGAACACCCGCCGCGGCGGCACCCTGTGCGTCGTCGGGGCCGGAGCCATGGACGACAACTTCCAGGTCAACATGTTCGAGCTGTTCTTCGACGAGAAGCGCATCCTGCCCTCCATGTACGGCGGCGGGGACGTCCTGCGCTCCTACGAACGGGCCATCGCGCTCTGGCGGGCGGGCCGCATCGACCTGGAGTCGATGATCACCCACCGGGTCCGGCTGGACGGGATCAACGACGCCCTGGACCAGATGCGCACGGGCGAGTCGCTGCGTACCTGCATCGAGCTGTGA